The following proteins are encoded in a genomic region of Pungitius pungitius chromosome 19, fPunPun2.1, whole genome shotgun sequence:
- the eif2s3 gene encoding eukaryotic translation initiation factor 2 subunit 3 has translation MAGDESGTTLGQPHLARQDLNSLDVSSLTPLSQEIISRQATINIGTIGHVAHGKSTVVKAISGVHTVRFKNELERNITIKLGYANAKVYKLDDPSCPRPECYRSCGSSTPDEFQSDIPGTKGNFKLVRHVSFVDCPGHDILMATMLNGAAVMDAALLLIAGNESCPQPQTSEHLAAIEIMKLKHILILQNKIDLVKESQAKEQYEQILAFVQGTVAEGAPIIPISAQLKYNIEVVCEYIVKMIPVPIRDFISEPRLIVIRSFDVNKPGCEVDDLKGGVAGGSILKGVLKVGQEIEVRPGIVSKDHEGKLMCKPIFSKIVSLFAEHNDLQYAAPGGLIGVGTKIDPTLCRADRMVGQVLGAVGALPEIFTELEISYFLLRRLLGVRTEGDKKAAKVQKLSKNEVLMVNIGSLSTGGRVSAVKADLAKIVLTNPVCTEVGEKIALSRRVEKHWRLIGWGQIRRGVTITPTVDDD, from the exons ATGGCGGGTGACGAGTCTGGTACAACGCTTGGTCAGCCTCATTTGGCCAGACAAGACCTTAATTCTCTC GATGTTTCCTCTCTGACGCCTCTCTCCCAGGAGATCATCAGCAGGCAGGCCACCATCAACATTG GCACCATCGGCCACGTGGCCCACGGGAAGTCCACGGTGGTGAAGGCCATCTCCGGCGTCCACACGGTGCGCTTCAAGAACGAGTTGGAAAGGAACATCACCATCAAGCTAGGATATGCCAACGCTAAG GTCTACAAGCTGGACGACCCCAGCTGTCCCAGGCCAGAGTGCTACAGGTCGTGTGGCAGCAGCACTCCGGACGAGTTTCAGTCAGACATCCCCGGAACGAAGGGCAACTTCAAGCTGGTCAG ACACGTGTCCTTCGTCGACTGCCCCGGTCACGACATCTTGATGGCGACCATGTTGAACGGAGCCGCTGTGATGGATGCCGCCCTCCTGCTTATTG CCGGTAACGAGTCGTGTCCTCAGCCCCAGACGTCGGAGCACCTGGCGGCCATCGAGATCATGAAGCTGAAGCACATCCTGATCCTGCAGAACAAGATCGACCTGGTGAAGGAGAGCCAGGCCAAGGAGCAGTACGAGCAGATCCTCGCCTTCGTGCAGG GCACGGTGGCAGAGGGCGCCCCCATCATTCCCATCTCTGCACAGCTCAAGTACAACATCGAGGTGGTTTGCGAGTACATCGTCAAAATGATCCCGGTGCCCATCAGAGACTTCATCTCCGAGCCCCGGCTCATCG TCATCAGGTCTTTCGACGTCAACAAGCCGGGCTGCGAAGTCGACGACTTGAAAGGAGGCGTGGCCGGAGGGAGCATCCTGAAGGGAGTCCTCAAG GTGGGCCAGGAGATCGAGGTGCGACCAGGCATCGTGTCCAAAGACCACGAGGGGAAGCTGATGTGCAAACCCATCTTTTCCAAGATCGTCTCCTTGTTCGCCGAGCACAACGACCTTCAGTACGCCGCGCCCGGAGGCCTGAtcg gtgtggGCACCAAGATCGACCCCACGCTGTGCCGGGCGGACCGTATGGTCGGTCAGGTGCTGGGCGCCGTCGGGGCGCTGCCGGAGATCTTCACCGAGCTTGAGATCTCCTACTTCCTGCTCCGGAGGCTGCTGGGAGTCCGCACCGAGGGGGACAAAAAGGCCGCCAAG GTCCAGAAGCTGTCGAAGAACGAAGTGCTGATGGTGAACATCGGCTCGCTGTCGACGGGCGGCCGAGTCAGCGCCGTGAAGGCCGACCTCGCCAAGATCGTCCTCACGAACCCCGTCTGCACCGAGGTCGGGGAGAAGATCGCTCTGAGTCGACGGGTGGAGAAACATTGGCG TCTGATTGGATGGGGGCAGATCAGGAGGGGCGTGACCATCACACCCACAGTGGACGACGActga
- the lrrc34 gene encoding leucine-rich repeat-containing protein 34 yields the protein MAGVTMSELYSAVCADHEIEINPHVVEALEKTTVTGSGVTIKLPGNSRRGRVQRLDDDDVLALSKCLRNNKSVTGGRTPSRRTVPSHLLNHLNVFFCASTGLDVRYNNITDKGVGHLVDLLQNGSSSLRSLDLVFNDIRGDGAEVLAKSLQCNSTVLSLRLSCNKIERRGAMHLASMLQVNSTLRELELADCDLDTRGVIALAVALRSNETLLSADLSRALLFSLQEEWTVHVSEMLAANGGLLELHLGAMGMSDAGMERLSAGLRLNARLRYLDLRCNRVTCDGVRHLAQLLKQSRTLEVLDLSSNRIEDEGAAHLSEGVAWPGCVLKELSVSSNHMGPPGLLSLAQALRASSTLSHLYIWGNRLEEPACQVFGEMMASGRLPPDRTDVSAYQVDGRACLAEGSHGLRRRRFGADVEAGRSVPCAAAGPQGRNTK from the exons ATGGCTGGAGTAACTATGTCCGAGTTGTACTCAGCTGTCTGTGCAGACCATGAGATAGAGATCAATCCACACGTCGTGGAAGCTTTAGAGAAGACCACAGTGACAGG caGTGGTGTCACAATAAAACTGCCGGGAAACAGCCGCCGGGGACGCGTCCAGCGACTCGACGACGACGACGTTCTCGCCCTCTCAAAATGTTTGAGGAACAACAAGAGTGTGACAGGTGGGCGGACACCTTCACGTAGGACAGTCCCATCTCATCTTTTAAACCATCTAAACGTCTTTTTCTGTGCATCCACAGGTCTCGATGTCCGGTACAACAACATAACAGACAAAGGGGTCGGACACCTCGTCGACCTCCTGCAG AACGGCAGCTCGTCTCTGCGCTCTCTGGACTTGGTGTTCAACGACATCCGGGGAGACGGAGCGGAAGTTCTCGCCAAGAGCCTGCAG TGCAACAGCACCGTGCTCTCTCTCAGACTCTCCTGCAATAAGATAGAGCGCAGAGGAGCCATGCACCTGGCCAGCATGCTGCAGGTGAACAGCACGCtgagggagctggagctggccgACTGCGACCTG GACACTCGGGGCGTGATCGCGTTGGCCGTCGCTCTGAGAAGCAACGAGACCCTTCTCTCCGCCGACCTCAGCCGCGCGCTGCTCTTCAGCCTGCAg GAGGAGTGGACGGTGCACGTGTCCGAGATGCTGGCGGCGAACGGCGGCCTGCTGGAGCTGCACCTGGGGGCGATGGGGATGAGCGACGCGGGGATGGAGAGGCTGAGCGCCGGCCTGAGGCTCAACGCCCGCCTGCGCTACCTGGACCTCCGCTG TAACCGCGTGACCTGCGACGGCGTGCGTCACCTGGCCCAGCTGCTGAAGCAGAGCCGGACCCTGGAGGTCCTGGATCTGTCGTCCAATCGGATCGAAGACGAAGGCGCGGCGCACCTGAGCGAGGGCGTGGCCTGGCCGGGCTGTGTCCTGAAGGA GCTGTCGGTCAGCAGTAACCACATGGGGCCTCCTGGCCTGCTCTCTCTGGCTCAGGCTCTGAGGGCGAGCAGCACGCTGAGCCACCTTTACATCTGGGGGAACCGCCTGGAGGAGCCCGCCTGTcag gtGTTCGGGGAGATGATGGCCAGCGGCCGCCTCCCTCCGGACCGGACGGACGTCAGCGCGTACCAGGTGGACGGCCGAGCGTGTCTGGCGGAGGGCTCCCACGGTTTGAGGAGACGGCGGTTCGGGGCGGACGTGGAGGCCGGGCGCTCGGTTCCCTGCGCTGCAGCTGGGCCTCAGGGAAGAAACACAAAGTAA
- the lrrc31 gene encoding leucine-rich repeat-containing protein 31 isoform X1, producing the protein METAGGQRGRDGGGPKASPLDLLMNQIRRKRAASARKPLGRFLSRDRTAVPEAAEETGPTSGVAEAAGGEQDGGWGRVCVFLQKLGKEADGRSLRLSHCDVTATDLLELATLLRLLPRLEELDVSWNELIGGCLPALTSHLQQVGGIRALRLCSCRLNAADVAALGEALCSVPLLEVLDLSWNSGVGGVALQCLLGKLPPPLRELHLVACRLTAADAAALAGTVSAVPGLCVLDLSCNPQLAQEVDAGGFAALASRLPHAAALAALRLQDCGLRPGGLEALGGSLHHHLSLRELDLSCNKSLAGGLETLTPHLAHLTHLESLDLHLCRLTRSDLEALIQVLPSMVGLTQLDVSCNQEAGGVVDQLVAALPLPQMRRLPLNSCSLNRDGFTALALAVPALLSVDVSWCKVVGGRLALLLDALQPSVVLELRLSSCDLTTEDLRHLAAACRRGVLSSLRTLDVSYNGSVGEDGWSALLAAGGLASLQDVDLSLRPLTSAPCSAWLPALLRALPGLPALTRLAAQRWTAGPRDREQLTHSLRKRGVLLEWDVVTASSSEATNQESPEEDTRSLSN; encoded by the exons ATGGAGACTGCAG GAGGTCAGCGGGGGCGGGACGGCGGCGGTCCGAAGGCCTCCCCCCTCGACCTCCTCATGAACCAGATCCGCAGGAAGCGCGCGGCGTCGGCCCGGAAGCCGCTGGGACGCTTCCTGTCCCGGGACCGGACGGCGGTGCCGGAGGCCGCGGAGGAGACGGGACCGACctcag GCGTGGCCGAGGCCGCGGGGGGCGAGCAGGACGGCGGCTGGGGGCGGGTGTGCGTCTTCCTGCAGAAGTTGGGGAAGGAGGCCGACGGCCGCAGCTTGCGTCTGTCTCActgtgacgtcacagccacCGACCTGCTGGAGTTAG CCACGTTGCTCCGCCTGCTGCCccggctggaggagctggacgtcTCCTGGAACGAGCTGATTGGCGGATGCCTGCCGGCGTTGAcctctcacctgcagcaggtggGCGGGATCAGAGCTCTGAGGCTGTGCAGCTGCAGGCTGAACGCCGCCGACGTGGCGGCGCTGG GCGAGGCCCTCTGCTCCGTCCCTCTCCTGGAGGTCCTGGATTTGTCCTGGAACAGCGGCGTCGGCGGCGTCGCTTTGCAATGCCTGCTGGGTAAACTCCCCCCTCCGTTGAGGGAGCTCCACCTGGTGGCCTGCCGGCTCACTGCGGCCGACGCCGCGGCGCTGG CAGGGACGGTGTCTGCTGTCCCCGGGCTCTGCGTGCTGGATCTCTCCTGTAACCCTCAGCTCGCACAGGAAGTGGACGCCGGCGGCTTCGCGGCGCTCGCCTCCCGCCTCCCCCACGCCGCCGCGCTCGCCGCGCTGCGCCTGCAGGACTGCGGCCTGAGGCCCGGCGGCCTGGAGGCTCTCG GTGGTTCACTCCACCATCACCTGTCATTGCGAGAGTTGGACCTGTCCTGTAACAAGAGTCTGGCTGGAGGCCTGGAGACCCTCACGCCCCACCTGGCTCACCTCACGCACCTGGAGAGCCTCGACCTCCACCTGTGCCGGCTCACGCGCTCCGATCTGGAGGCCCTGA TCCAGGTGCTTCCCTCTATGGTGGGGCTGACCCAGCTCGATGTGTCCTGCAATCAGGAGGCAGGGGGCGTGGTCGACCAGCTGGTCGCCGCCCTCCCGCTGCCTCAGATGAGGCGGCTGCCGCTCAACAGCTGCAGCCTGAACCGGGACGGCTTCACAGCTCTGG cCCTGGCGGTGCCCGCCCTGCTCAGCGTGGACGTGTCTTGGTGTAAAGTGGTCGGCGGGCgtctggctctgctgctggacgCTCTGCAGCCGTCTGTGGTCCTGGAGCTCCGCCTCAGCAGCTGTGACCTCACCACCGAGGACCTGCGTCACctcg CTGCCGCGTGCCGACGTGGCGTCCTGTCCTCCCTGCGCACGTTGGACGTGTCCTACAATGGCTCCGTGGGGGAGGACGGCTGGTCCGCCCTGCTGGCGGCGGGAGGCCTGGCCTCGCTGCAGGACGTCGACCTCAGcctgcgacctttgacctccgccCCCTGCTCGGCCTGGCTGCCTGCGCTGCTGCGCGCTCTGCCCGGCCTCCCGGCGCTGACCCGCCTGGCGGCGCAGCGCTGGACCGCCGGCCCCCGGGACAGAGAGCAGCTGACCCACAGCCTGAGGAAGAGGGGCGTCCTGCTGGAGTGGGACGTGGTCACCGCGTCCTCGTCCGAGGCGACCAATCAGGAGAGTCCTGAGGAGGACACAAGATCACTGAGCAACTga
- the lrrc31 gene encoding leucine-rich repeat-containing protein 31 isoform X2 — METAGGQRGRDGGGPKASPLDLLMNQIRRKRAASARKPLGRFLSRDRTAVPEAAEETGPTSGVAEAAGGEQDGGWGRVCVFLQKLGKEADGRSLRLSHCDVTATDLLELATLLRLLPRLEELDVSWNELIGGCLPALTSHLQQVGGIRALRLCSCRLNAADVAALGEALCSVPLLEVLDLSWNSGVGGVALQCLLAGTVSAVPGLCVLDLSCNPQLAQEVDAGGFAALASRLPHAAALAALRLQDCGLRPGGLEALGGSLHHHLSLRELDLSCNKSLAGGLETLTPHLAHLTHLESLDLHLCRLTRSDLEALIQVLPSMVGLTQLDVSCNQEAGGVVDQLVAALPLPQMRRLPLNSCSLNRDGFTALALAVPALLSVDVSWCKVVGGRLALLLDALQPSVVLELRLSSCDLTTEDLRHLAAACRRGVLSSLRTLDVSYNGSVGEDGWSALLAAGGLASLQDVDLSLRPLTSAPCSAWLPALLRALPGLPALTRLAAQRWTAGPRDREQLTHSLRKRGVLLEWDVVTASSSEATNQESPEEDTRSLSN, encoded by the exons ATGGAGACTGCAG GAGGTCAGCGGGGGCGGGACGGCGGCGGTCCGAAGGCCTCCCCCCTCGACCTCCTCATGAACCAGATCCGCAGGAAGCGCGCGGCGTCGGCCCGGAAGCCGCTGGGACGCTTCCTGTCCCGGGACCGGACGGCGGTGCCGGAGGCCGCGGAGGAGACGGGACCGACctcag GCGTGGCCGAGGCCGCGGGGGGCGAGCAGGACGGCGGCTGGGGGCGGGTGTGCGTCTTCCTGCAGAAGTTGGGGAAGGAGGCCGACGGCCGCAGCTTGCGTCTGTCTCActgtgacgtcacagccacCGACCTGCTGGAGTTAG CCACGTTGCTCCGCCTGCTGCCccggctggaggagctggacgtcTCCTGGAACGAGCTGATTGGCGGATGCCTGCCGGCGTTGAcctctcacctgcagcaggtggGCGGGATCAGAGCTCTGAGGCTGTGCAGCTGCAGGCTGAACGCCGCCGACGTGGCGGCGCTGG GCGAGGCCCTCTGCTCCGTCCCTCTCCTGGAGGTCCTGGATTTGTCCTGGAACAGCGGCGTCGGCGGCGTCGCTTTGCAATGCCTGCTGG CAGGGACGGTGTCTGCTGTCCCCGGGCTCTGCGTGCTGGATCTCTCCTGTAACCCTCAGCTCGCACAGGAAGTGGACGCCGGCGGCTTCGCGGCGCTCGCCTCCCGCCTCCCCCACGCCGCCGCGCTCGCCGCGCTGCGCCTGCAGGACTGCGGCCTGAGGCCCGGCGGCCTGGAGGCTCTCG GTGGTTCACTCCACCATCACCTGTCATTGCGAGAGTTGGACCTGTCCTGTAACAAGAGTCTGGCTGGAGGCCTGGAGACCCTCACGCCCCACCTGGCTCACCTCACGCACCTGGAGAGCCTCGACCTCCACCTGTGCCGGCTCACGCGCTCCGATCTGGAGGCCCTGA TCCAGGTGCTTCCCTCTATGGTGGGGCTGACCCAGCTCGATGTGTCCTGCAATCAGGAGGCAGGGGGCGTGGTCGACCAGCTGGTCGCCGCCCTCCCGCTGCCTCAGATGAGGCGGCTGCCGCTCAACAGCTGCAGCCTGAACCGGGACGGCTTCACAGCTCTGG cCCTGGCGGTGCCCGCCCTGCTCAGCGTGGACGTGTCTTGGTGTAAAGTGGTCGGCGGGCgtctggctctgctgctggacgCTCTGCAGCCGTCTGTGGTCCTGGAGCTCCGCCTCAGCAGCTGTGACCTCACCACCGAGGACCTGCGTCACctcg CTGCCGCGTGCCGACGTGGCGTCCTGTCCTCCCTGCGCACGTTGGACGTGTCCTACAATGGCTCCGTGGGGGAGGACGGCTGGTCCGCCCTGCTGGCGGCGGGAGGCCTGGCCTCGCTGCAGGACGTCGACCTCAGcctgcgacctttgacctccgccCCCTGCTCGGCCTGGCTGCCTGCGCTGCTGCGCGCTCTGCCCGGCCTCCCGGCGCTGACCCGCCTGGCGGCGCAGCGCTGGACCGCCGGCCCCCGGGACAGAGAGCAGCTGACCCACAGCCTGAGGAAGAGGGGCGTCCTGCTGGAGTGGGACGTGGTCACCGCGTCCTCGTCCGAGGCGACCAATCAGGAGAGTCCTGAGGAGGACACAAGATCACTGAGCAACTga